A single region of the Paraburkholderia sp. SOS3 genome encodes:
- a CDS encoding ABC transporter permease — translation MKAIKAAFQHTLVWPVLTLVLLIALDVAYRANFLAISMFEGHFFGAPIDILNRAAPLVIVSLGMTLVIATRGIDISVGAVVAIAGAAAAMLLADNAANVTTAVAAALAVGLVAGAWNGVLVAFVGMQPIIATLILMVAGRGVAQLLTGGQIIPIGAPAYLVIGGGYLARIPCAVWVAAAVTAATVLLMSRTALGLFIRAIGVNPVATRLVGLRSSLIVFAVYVFSGLMAAIAGVLMSSNVRSADGNNAGLLLELDAILAVTLGGTSLAGGRFSLAGTVIGALIIQTLTYTTYSIGVPPEATLVVKAIVVLLVCVIQSESARTLLVRHVKRVFSFAQAKPVGEAAK, via the coding sequence ATGAAAGCGATCAAAGCCGCGTTTCAGCATACGCTCGTGTGGCCGGTGCTCACGCTCGTGTTGCTGATTGCGCTCGACGTTGCGTATCGCGCGAACTTTCTTGCGATTTCGATGTTCGAGGGCCACTTCTTCGGCGCGCCGATCGACATTCTCAATCGCGCGGCGCCGCTCGTGATCGTGTCGCTCGGCATGACGCTCGTGATCGCGACGCGCGGCATCGATATTTCGGTCGGCGCGGTGGTGGCGATCGCGGGGGCCGCCGCGGCGATGCTGCTTGCCGACAACGCGGCGAATGTGACGACAGCGGTGGCCGCCGCGCTCGCTGTCGGTCTTGTTGCAGGCGCATGGAACGGCGTGCTCGTCGCGTTCGTCGGCATGCAGCCGATCATCGCGACGCTGATTCTGATGGTGGCCGGCCGCGGCGTCGCGCAGTTGCTGACGGGCGGGCAGATCATTCCGATCGGCGCGCCCGCTTATCTCGTGATCGGCGGCGGCTATCTCGCGCGCATTCCGTGCGCGGTGTGGGTCGCGGCGGCAGTGACCGCGGCGACGGTCTTGCTGATGAGCCGCACGGCGCTGGGCCTGTTCATTCGCGCGATCGGCGTCAATCCGGTGGCGACGCGTCTGGTCGGCTTGCGCTCGAGCCTGATCGTGTTCGCTGTTTATGTGTTCTCGGGGCTGATGGCCGCGATCGCAGGCGTGTTGATGAGCTCGAACGTGCGCAGCGCCGACGGCAACAACGCGGGCCTGCTGCTCGAGCTCGACGCGATTCTCGCGGTGACGCTCGGCGGCACGTCGCTCGCCGGCGGCCGCTTCAGTCTCGCCGGCACGGTGATCGGCGCGCTGATCATCCAGACGCTGACGTACACGACGTATTCGATCGGCGTGCCGCCCGAAGCGACGCTCGTCGTGAAGGCGATCGTCGTGCTGCTGGTCTGCGTGATCCAGTCGGAGTCGGCGCGCACGCTGCTCGTCAGGCACGTGAAGCGAGTCTTTTCGTTCGCGCAAGCGAAGCCCGTCGGCGAGGCCGCGAAATGA
- a CDS encoding sugar ABC transporter ATP-binding protein: MSDSPILETLGISKSFPGVNALQGVDFRLFPGEVHTLMGQNGAGKSTLINVLTGVHAYDAGAIHLAGQPVQFATPLEAEAAGVRTLYQEVNLCPNLSVAENIFAGRHLKRRGAIDWKSIHARAEAALADLNVSLDVTRSLDAYPIAVQQMVAIARAVSVDARVLILDEPTSSLDDGEVARLFDVLRKLKRSGIAILFVTHFLEQTYAISDRITVMRNGEREGEYLAKDLPVDELVAKMVGHARMSERLKQAASEPPKAASEAQPMFEMRGVGRRGLLNPIDIDVRPGQILGLAGLLGSGRTETAKLLFGAEKSDEGTVLAHNKRVKLRSPHDAVRHGIGYCPEDRKKEGVVAELSIRENIVFALQARRGWWRAISRARQREMADEYIGMLGIKARDAEQPIGLLSGGNQQKVLLARWLATEPKMLILDEPTRGIDVAAKFEIMDRVLALCAKGLGMLFISSEVSEVVRVSHRIAVLRDRRKVAEIAGNAVSEDQVYRLIAGSDQ; encoded by the coding sequence ATGAGCGACTCTCCCATTCTCGAAACTCTCGGCATCAGCAAGTCGTTTCCGGGTGTCAACGCGTTGCAGGGCGTCGATTTCCGCCTGTTCCCCGGTGAGGTCCACACGCTGATGGGACAGAACGGCGCGGGCAAATCGACGCTCATCAATGTGCTCACGGGCGTGCATGCCTACGACGCCGGCGCGATTCATCTCGCGGGCCAGCCCGTGCAGTTCGCGACGCCGCTCGAAGCCGAAGCCGCCGGCGTTCGCACGCTGTACCAGGAAGTGAACCTGTGTCCGAATCTGTCGGTCGCGGAGAATATCTTCGCGGGGCGGCATTTGAAGCGGCGCGGCGCGATCGACTGGAAGTCGATCCATGCGAGGGCCGAGGCGGCGCTCGCCGATCTGAACGTGTCGCTCGACGTCACGCGCTCGCTCGACGCCTATCCGATCGCGGTCCAGCAGATGGTCGCGATCGCGCGCGCGGTATCGGTCGATGCGCGCGTGCTGATACTCGACGAACCGACCTCGAGTCTCGACGACGGCGAAGTGGCGCGCCTGTTCGACGTGCTGCGCAAGCTCAAGCGGTCGGGCATTGCAATTCTGTTCGTCACGCACTTTCTCGAGCAGACCTACGCGATATCGGATCGCATCACGGTGATGCGCAACGGCGAGCGCGAAGGCGAGTATCTGGCGAAGGACCTGCCGGTCGACGAACTGGTCGCGAAGATGGTCGGCCATGCGCGGATGTCCGAGCGTCTGAAACAGGCGGCGAGCGAGCCGCCGAAGGCCGCAAGCGAAGCTCAGCCGATGTTCGAGATGCGCGGCGTCGGGCGGCGCGGCTTGCTGAACCCGATCGATATCGACGTGCGGCCCGGACAGATTCTCGGTCTCGCGGGCCTGCTTGGCTCCGGCCGCACCGAAACGGCGAAGCTGCTGTTCGGCGCCGAGAAATCCGACGAGGGCACGGTGCTCGCGCACAACAAGCGCGTCAAGCTGCGCTCGCCGCACGATGCAGTGCGCCACGGCATCGGCTATTGCCCGGAAGACCGCAAGAAGGAAGGCGTGGTCGCGGAGCTGTCGATACGCGAGAACATCGTTTTCGCGCTGCAGGCGCGGCGCGGCTGGTGGCGTGCCATTAGCCGCGCCAGGCAGCGCGAGATGGCCGACGAGTACATCGGCATGCTCGGCATCAAGGCGCGCGACGCCGAACAGCCGATCGGTCTCCTATCGGGCGGCAACCAGCAGAAGGTGCTGCTCGCGCGCTGGCTCGCGACCGAGCCGAAGATGCTGATTCTCGACGAACCGACGCGCGGCATCGATGTCGCCGCGAAGTTCGAAATCATGGACCGTGTGCTCGCGTTGTGTGCGAAAGGACTCGGCATGCTGTTCATCTCGTCCGAAGTCAGCGAAGTGGTGCGCGTGAGCCACCGCATCGCGGTGCTGCGCGATCGGCGCAAGGTGGCGGAAATCGCGGGCAACGCGGTATCCGAAGATCAGGTGTATCGGCTCATTGCAGGGAGTGATCAATGA